A single window of Dendropsophus ebraccatus isolate aDenEbr1 chromosome 5, aDenEbr1.pat, whole genome shotgun sequence DNA harbors:
- the LOC138793992 gene encoding olfactory receptor 1E1-like → MREKLHEPLYLLIANLAFSNLFFDTVTLPKIIAKYWFDGGRLSFLECLMQTCLVHLFGGMDSFILMLMAFDRYIAICRPLSYSSIMTPNITLVSCGVFWLIMVAFGFATLIITKHVFCGPYKIVSFFCNSSTMLRLACDDVSATRQVLLIDGLFILFSSLALIIFSYAVIILSIVLSSHSKGWRKALSTCTTHWIIMTLFYVPRIFVYLANFVKLALSPDLNVLIIVLHSYLPHLANPIIYCLRTEEIKRTIKIIIKSKIVFGV, encoded by the coding sequence ATGAGAGAAAAGCTTCACGAGCCTCTGTACTTACTGATCGCCAACCTGGCTTTCTCCAACCTCTTCTTTGACACGGTGACCTTACCCAAGATCATTGCCAAGTACTGGTTTGATGGTGGGAGACTATCTTTCCTCGAGTGTCTCATGCAGACGTGTTTAGTCCACCTATTTGGTGGAATGGATTCTTTTATCCTTATGTTGATGGCTTTTGATCGCTATATTGCAATTTGCAGACCACTGAGCTACTCATCCATAATGACCCCGAACATTACTCTTGTTTCCTGTGGGGTGTTCTGGCTCATCATGGTGGCCTTTGGCTTTGCCACCTTAATAATTACCAAGCATGTCTTCTGTGGTCCTTATAAGATTGTTAGCTTCTTCTGCAATAGCTCAACCATGTTACGCTTGGCTTGTGATGATGTCAGTGCCACTCGGCAAGTGCTATTGATTGATGGCTTGTTCATCCTCTTTTCTTCATTGGCTTTAATCATCTTTTCCTACGCCGTCATCATCCTGTCCATTGTCTTGTCTTCCCACTCTAAGGGCTGGAGGAAGGCTCTATCCACATGCACCACACACTGGATCATCATGACCTTGTTCTACGTACCTCGAATATTTGTATATTTGGCCAATTTCGTTAAACTTGCCCTTTCACCAGATCTCAATGTCTTAATCATTGTTCTTCACTCGTATTTGCCACATTTGGCCAACCCTATAATATACTGTCTGAGGACCGAGGAGATCAAGAGGACAatcaaaattattattaaaagcaAGATTGTCTTTGGGGTGTAA
- the LOC138793371 gene encoding olfactory receptor 52B2-like, which translates to MANHTGFILLGFPSLAERFDVPVSVALFLVYLISLFSNVTVIVLITCHRRLYQPMYLVILNLAISDLLFDTVTLPKIIAKYWFEDGYISFAGCIFQVFCAHTLGSLDSYILLLMAIDRYVAICKPLRYPSIVTNRRTGLLCCFFWVFTMLIGLVVAFLDADVPFCQNTVRSCYCTNSGVLSLACGDVTVLKRLIFGIAMFVHLLPLAFILFSYGVIIKVVISQSQGDNRRKAFYTCATHLCVIGLYFVPRIFVYIANQVKLILNEDINVLILCIYTYVPHMANPIIYCLRTKEIRRTLKNLIKRRILMKTQHIPVINTIAR; encoded by the coding sequence ATGGCTAATCACACTGGATTTATTCTCCTTGGATTCCCGAGCCTTGCGGAGAGGTTCGATGTCCCGGTCTCAGTGGCGCTCTTCCTGGTCTACCTCATCTCCCTCTTCTCCAATGTGACAGTCATAGTTCTGATCACTTGTCATCGCCGGCTCTACCAGCCCATGTATCTGGTCATCCTAAACCTGGCCATTTCCGATCTGCTGTTCGACACGGTCACGTTGCCGAAGATCATCGCCAAGTACTGGTTTGAGGATGGCTACATCTCATTTGCCGGTTGTATTTTCCAAGTATTTTGCGCTCATACCCTGGGGAGCTTAGATTCCTACATCCTCTTACTGATGGCTATCGACCGCTATGTGGCCATCTGCAAGCCTCTGAGATACCCCTCCATAGTCACCAATCGACGGACCGGCCTCCTCTGCTGCTTCTTCTGGGTTTTCACCATGTTGATCGGCCTGGTCGTTGCCTTCCTGGACGCCGATGTTCCTTTCTGCCAAAACACAGTGCGGAGCTGCTACTGCACCAACAGCGGGGTCCTGTCCCTGGCCTGTGGAGATGTCACCGTCCTCAAACGCCTCATATTCGGGATTGCCATGTTTGTCCATCTGCTCCCATTGGCGTTCATCCTTTTCTCCTATGGAGTTATCATCAAAGTGGTCATCTCTCAGTCCCAGGGCGACAATCGGAGGAAGGCGTTTTATACCTGCGCCACCCACTTGTGCGTCATCGGCTTGTACTTTGTCCCAAGGATATTTGTGTATATAGCAAATCAGGTGAAGCTGATCCTCAATGAAGACATCAATGTCCTTATTCTCTGCATCTACACCTATGTACCTCATATGGCCAACCCCATCATCTACTGTCTCAGGACTAAGGAGATCAGGAGAACGCTTAAAAATCTGATCAAGAGACGAATCCTGATGAAAACACAACACATACCTGTAATCAATACAATCGCTAGATAA